A single window of Gemmatimonadota bacterium DNA harbors:
- a CDS encoding OmpW family outer membrane protein: protein MRSLRSVCLAVLALGLAAPLAAQSGNGPWMVRIRALSLTPADQSDAIPSLNVPADAITVSSKVFPEIDIVRFFGPHFAAELVLTYPQEHDVELSGTKIGTFKHLPPTLLAQYHLLAEGRLRPYVGAGVNLTLISDVDLNVPGVGALDLEDSSVGWAVQAGADVALQEGFFLNVDVKKVAIGSDVLAGGSAVSAVKVDPWLISVGLGLRF, encoded by the coding sequence ATGCGCTCCCTTCGCAGCGTATGTCTTGCGGTCCTCGCCCTCGGTCTCGCCGCCCCCCTCGCGGCACAGAGCGGAAACGGGCCCTGGATGGTGCGGATCCGTGCCCTCTCCCTGACGCCCGCCGACCAGTCCGATGCCATCCCGTCGCTCAACGTGCCCGCGGACGCGATCACGGTGAGCTCCAAGGTCTTCCCGGAGATCGATATCGTCCGCTTCTTCGGCCCCCACTTCGCCGCAGAGCTCGTGCTCACCTATCCGCAGGAGCACGACGTGGAGTTGAGCGGCACGAAGATCGGCACCTTCAAGCATCTGCCGCCGACGCTGCTGGCCCAGTACCACCTCCTCGCGGAGGGACGGCTGCGTCCCTACGTGGGTGCCGGCGTCAACCTCACGTTGATCTCCGACGTCGACCTGAACGTGCCCGGCGTCGGTGCGCTCGACCTGGAGGACAGCTCCGTCGGTTGGGCCGTGCAAGCGGGCGCCGACGTGGCCCTCCAGGAGGGCTTCTTCCTCAACGTGGACGTCAAGAAGGTCGCCATCGGATCGGACGTGCTGGCGGGCGGCTCCGCCGTGTCTGCCGTGAAGGTGGATCCGTGGCTGATCAGCGTCGGCCTGGGCCTGCGCTTCTGA
- a CDS encoding pyridoxal-phosphate dependent enzyme: protein MKPLEPVPLEEIHLARDRIAGAAVRTPLVRLNAEGGPAEVWLKLENLQPIGSFKLRGASNALASAPRDRLQDGVYTASAGNMAQGVAWNARRLGVPCRVVVPESAPRTKLDAIARLGGETIPKPFAEWWQVLVEHGHPDVDGYFVHPVSDPRVLAGNATIGLEIVEDLPDVDAVVVAYGGGALSCGIACAVQALKPGTPVYAAEVETAAPFAASLAAGSPQGVEWVPSFVDGIGSRGVLPEMWPLARSVLAGSIVSPLADVAAAVRLLVERNRVVAEGAGAAAVAAALSGRAGPGRVVAVVSGGNIDLATLARILGGADA, encoded by the coding sequence ATGAAGCCGCTCGAACCCGTGCCCCTGGAGGAGATCCACCTCGCCCGCGACCGGATCGCGGGCGCAGCGGTGCGCACCCCTCTCGTTCGACTCAACGCCGAAGGCGGTCCCGCCGAGGTGTGGCTCAAGCTCGAGAACCTGCAGCCCATCGGCTCGTTCAAGCTGCGCGGCGCCAGCAACGCGTTGGCGAGCGCCCCGCGCGACCGACTCCAGGACGGCGTCTACACCGCATCGGCCGGCAACATGGCACAGGGCGTGGCGTGGAATGCCCGCCGACTGGGCGTGCCCTGTCGGGTGGTCGTCCCGGAGAGCGCGCCGCGCACCAAGCTGGATGCCATCGCCCGGCTCGGGGGGGAGACCATCCCCAAGCCGTTCGCGGAGTGGTGGCAGGTGCTGGTCGAGCACGGCCATCCCGACGTGGACGGCTACTTCGTGCATCCCGTGAGCGATCCGCGCGTGCTCGCCGGCAACGCCACCATCGGGTTGGAGATCGTGGAGGATCTGCCGGACGTCGACGCCGTCGTGGTCGCCTACGGGGGTGGTGCCCTGAGCTGCGGGATCGCCTGTGCCGTCCAGGCGCTCAAGCCGGGCACACCGGTCTACGCCGCCGAGGTGGAGACGGCCGCCCCGTTCGCCGCGTCCCTCGCGGCCGGGTCGCCCCAGGGGGTGGAGTGGGTGCCGAGCTTCGTGGACGGGATCGGCTCCCGCGGCGTGTTGCCGGAGATGTGGCCGCTCGCCCGCAGCGTCCTGGCCGGCTCGATCGTCTCGCCGCTCGCGGACGTGGCCGCGGCCGTCCGCCTCCTCGTGGAGCGCAACCGGGTGGTGGCGGAGGGCGCGGGGGCGGCGGCGGTGGCCGCGGCCCTCTCCGGGCGGGCCGGTCCCGGGCGGGTGGTGGCGGTGGTGTCGGGGGGCAACATCGACCTGGCGACGCTGGCCCGCATCCTGGGCGGCGCCGACGCCTGA
- a CDS encoding di-heme oxidoredictase family protein — MHRRLRFRPAFLGFALPAILGACGDAVPPPAPGDPLPGLEAGALEAFQAGRALFDRDFTEVEGLGPLFNQRRCSSCHDVPTLGGSGVEAVRKATRWEDDRCDLLRAQGGDNLQARATAALSAHGILREDRPAEATAAVDLAAPALYGLGLVDRIPEAALLAGEDPEDANGDGIRGRAARDAAGRVLRFGRKGDAPDLRGFIAGALIEEMGLTTAEHPAERGPNGAALPDGVDPAPDPEVPDASLDLLVAYVSGLAPVAPERLETRAAADTVRAGEAVFEAIGCASCHRPELQTGPDPDPVWDERPVRLYSDLLLHDLGPERAGICGADAGPSEVRTAPLMGLRLRPSLLHDASTQRLEGALTVHGGEAANARARFLTLDPERRSALLRFLSTL; from the coding sequence ATGCACCGTCGGCTCCGGTTCCGACCCGCGTTCCTCGGCTTCGCGCTCCCCGCCATCCTGGGCGCGTGCGGCGACGCCGTGCCGCCACCCGCACCGGGCGATCCCCTGCCGGGCCTGGAGGCCGGCGCCCTGGAGGCCTTCCAGGCCGGGCGCGCGCTCTTCGACCGGGACTTCACGGAGGTGGAGGGGCTCGGCCCCCTGTTCAACCAGCGGCGCTGCTCGTCCTGCCACGACGTGCCCACCCTGGGGGGCAGCGGGGTGGAGGCGGTGCGGAAGGCCACGCGCTGGGAGGACGACCGCTGCGACCTGCTGCGGGCACAGGGAGGCGACAACCTGCAGGCGCGGGCCACGGCGGCGTTGTCCGCCCACGGCATCCTGCGGGAGGACCGCCCCGCGGAGGCCACGGCGGCCGTGGATCTGGCGGCGCCCGCCCTCTACGGGCTCGGGCTCGTGGACCGCATCCCCGAGGCGGCGTTGCTGGCGGGGGAGGACCCCGAGGATGCGAATGGCGATGGGATCCGGGGCCGTGCCGCCCGCGACGCCGCAGGCCGCGTGCTGCGCTTCGGACGCAAAGGGGACGCGCCGGATCTGCGGGGCTTCATCGCCGGCGCGCTGATCGAGGAGATGGGGCTGACGACCGCCGAGCACCCCGCGGAGCGGGGCCCGAACGGCGCTGCGCTACCGGACGGCGTCGACCCGGCGCCGGATCCCGAGGTGCCGGACGCCAGCCTCGACCTGCTCGTCGCGTACGTGTCCGGCCTGGCGCCCGTCGCGCCGGAGCGGCTGGAGACCCGCGCGGCCGCCGACACCGTGCGGGCCGGGGAAGCCGTCTTCGAGGCGATCGGATGCGCCTCGTGCCATCGGCCCGAGCTCCAGACCGGTCCGGATCCGGATCCCGTGTGGGATGAACGACCGGTCCGCCTGTATTCCGATCTGCTGCTCCACGACCTGGGCCCCGAGCGGGCGGGGATCTGTGGAGCCGACGCGGGCCCCAGCGAGGTGCGCACGGCGCCGCTGATGGGACTGCGCCTGCGCCCGTCCCTGCTCCACGATGCGTCCACCCAGCGCCTGGAGGGTGCGCTGACCGTCCATGGCGGCGAGGCCGCGAACGCGCGCGCGCGCTTCCTGACCCTCGACCCGGAGCGCCGCTCGGCTCTCCTCCGTTTCCTGTCCACGTTGTAG
- a CDS encoding DUF1028 domain-containing protein has translation MRVHRFTFLLCALTVLPGASLLHAQDTSAAEWPPVATFSILGYDSATGEVGVAVQSRVFSVGNGVVWGEAGVGVVATQAIVDVSYGPQALELLRQGLSPEEVVRRVWEGDPDPRPGDWTKQGRQFSVMSADGRVATYTGPEASEWAGHRIGRWCSAQGNILAGPEVVDGMVRAFEETEGHLSLRLQAALEAGQAAGGDRRGMQSAAMLIVKEDGGVWLNNDVVLRLQVDDAEQPLAELRRLVEMAAAQRERIQRSRR, from the coding sequence ATGCGTGTCCACCGCTTCACATTCCTGCTCTGCGCGCTGACCGTCCTGCCAGGTGCGTCGCTCCTGCACGCCCAGGACACGTCCGCGGCGGAGTGGCCGCCCGTGGCCACCTTCTCGATCCTGGGCTACGACTCGGCGACCGGGGAGGTCGGCGTGGCGGTGCAGTCGCGCGTCTTCTCCGTGGGCAACGGCGTCGTCTGGGGCGAGGCCGGTGTGGGCGTGGTGGCCACCCAGGCCATCGTGGACGTCAGCTACGGACCGCAGGCGCTCGAGCTGCTGCGGCAGGGGCTCAGCCCGGAGGAGGTCGTGCGGCGTGTGTGGGAGGGGGATCCCGATCCCCGGCCCGGGGACTGGACCAAGCAGGGGCGGCAGTTCTCCGTGATGAGCGCGGACGGGCGGGTGGCCACCTACACCGGGCCGGAGGCGAGCGAGTGGGCGGGACACCGGATCGGCCGCTGGTGCTCCGCGCAGGGCAACATCCTGGCGGGTCCCGAGGTGGTCGACGGCATGGTCCGCGCGTTCGAAGAGACGGAGGGTCACCTCTCCCTTCGTCTGCAGGCTGCGCTGGAAGCCGGTCAGGCCGCCGGGGGCGACCGGCGGGGGATGCAGTCGGCGGCCATGCTGATCGTCAAGGAGGACGGCGGCGTCTGGCTCAACAACGACGTGGTGCTGCGCCTGCAGGTGGACGACGCCGAGCAGCCGCTCGCGGAGCTCCGGCGCCTGGTGGAGATGGCCGCGGCGCAGCGGGAGCGGATCCAGCGCTCGCGCCGCTGA
- a CDS encoding carboxypeptidase regulatory-like domain-containing protein, whose product MRIPTSLRSRSWAQRPPRRAAGSALGVLALLAPALLAAAPGSGLRTARVVGIVFDAGRGPEAPLADAWVQVEGRRPWTFTDTAGAFVLEDLAPGTVVLSVGRVGYTSRTDTLELRDDESLQVSVPLAVEPVELAPLTVTVRSRVLETRGFYLRRAGGSGGVFFTREDVEERRIRDVTELLDGLPGVSVIQDGVSGARVVFRNAVSLRQGGMCDPSLFLDGVKSQIRVYDLILDPAHIEGIEVYRGGVPGRFNDPCGAVLVWTRVP is encoded by the coding sequence GTGCGCATCCCTACTTCGCTACGCAGCCGGTCCTGGGCGCAACGCCCACCCCGGCGGGCCGCGGGGTCCGCCCTCGGTGTGCTGGCCCTGTTGGCTCCGGCGCTGCTGGCGGCCGCACCCGGGTCGGGGCTCCGAACGGCCCGCGTGGTGGGGATCGTGTTCGACGCCGGCCGGGGCCCGGAGGCTCCGCTGGCGGACGCCTGGGTCCAGGTGGAAGGACGGCGGCCCTGGACCTTCACCGATACCGCAGGGGCCTTCGTGCTCGAGGACCTTGCGCCAGGAACGGTGGTCCTCTCGGTCGGGCGGGTCGGCTACACCTCGCGCACCGACACCCTCGAGCTGCGCGACGACGAGTCCCTGCAGGTGAGCGTGCCGCTGGCGGTCGAGCCGGTCGAGCTGGCCCCGCTCACGGTGACGGTCCGCTCCCGCGTGCTGGAGACACGCGGGTTCTATCTACGCCGGGCCGGGGGCTCGGGTGGCGTGTTCTTCACCCGTGAGGACGTCGAGGAGCGCCGGATCCGCGACGTCACCGAGCTCCTCGACGGGCTGCCCGGTGTGAGCGTCATCCAGGACGGCGTGAGCGGAGCGCGGGTGGTCTTCCGCAACGCCGTGTCCCTGCGCCAGGGCGGCATGTGCGATCCGTCCTTGTTCCTGGACGGCGTGAAGTCCCAGATCCGGGTCTACGACCTGATCCTCGACCCCGCCCACATCGAGGGCATCGAGGTCTACCGGGGCGGGGTCCCGGGCCGCTTCAACGACCCCTGTGGAGCGGTCCTGGTGTGGACGCGGGTGCCCTGA
- a CDS encoding RagB/SusD family nutrient uptake outer membrane protein gives MMTKNLIRVATGAVLLAVGTSGCDSLLDVSDPQRYTSEDLDGALAAVASGVEGDLFSTMDEYVIQTELLGDVYQHTGTWAQYDDVDHGRFTYANQPNVDAVYNTLMRVQWFAEDAEARFVRVLGEAEAASSPLTAQVRSAGAISRVLVGQAFCEAPVDPSGEAVSDQQVLERAVTALTDAIATAQAAGATEWVTVNTAMRARAHLLLGQYDLALADAQQIPDGFEKLSLFSENSGRQNNSLVTLTTRDFNRAAGVREKWWHLVDQDVVGLRDPYTDELDPRVPIWYDGAIGVDGVTPHYSQWKYNERGSDIPLVDSEEMRLIEAEVYWRRGELGEAMDRINALRSAAGLTPHAATTDSDLVFEYLLHERFAETFMEGIRASDLARLGLTREVFAAMNDPERPASRPIKFAIADDEAINNANIEDDAQQRCLPKS, from the coding sequence ATGATGACCAAGAACCTCATCCGGGTCGCGACCGGCGCCGTGTTGCTGGCGGTGGGGACCTCCGGATGTGACAGCCTCCTGGACGTCTCGGATCCTCAACGCTACACCTCCGAGGATCTGGACGGCGCCCTGGCCGCGGTGGCGTCCGGCGTGGAGGGAGACCTGTTTTCCACGATGGACGAGTACGTGATCCAGACCGAGCTGCTGGGTGACGTCTACCAGCACACGGGGACCTGGGCACAGTACGACGACGTGGACCATGGGCGGTTCACCTATGCCAACCAGCCCAATGTCGATGCGGTATACAACACGCTGATGCGCGTGCAGTGGTTCGCCGAGGACGCCGAAGCCCGCTTCGTTCGCGTCCTGGGCGAAGCCGAGGCCGCGTCCAGCCCGCTGACGGCGCAGGTGCGCTCGGCAGGCGCGATCTCACGCGTGCTGGTAGGCCAGGCCTTCTGTGAGGCACCCGTCGATCCCAGCGGAGAGGCGGTGTCGGACCAGCAGGTGCTGGAGCGGGCGGTGACGGCTCTGACGGACGCGATCGCCACCGCCCAGGCGGCGGGTGCGACCGAATGGGTCACCGTCAACACCGCGATGCGTGCCCGCGCGCACCTGTTGCTGGGTCAGTACGACCTGGCGCTGGCCGACGCGCAGCAGATTCCCGACGGGTTCGAGAAGCTGTCGCTGTTCTCGGAGAACAGCGGACGCCAGAACAACTCGCTGGTGACGCTCACGACCCGGGACTTCAACCGGGCGGCGGGGGTCCGCGAGAAGTGGTGGCACCTGGTGGACCAGGATGTGGTCGGCCTGCGCGATCCCTACACGGACGAGCTGGACCCGCGCGTGCCGATCTGGTACGACGGGGCCATCGGCGTGGACGGCGTGACCCCGCACTACAGTCAGTGGAAGTACAACGAGCGCGGATCGGACATCCCCCTGGTGGACTCGGAGGAGATGCGGCTGATCGAGGCCGAGGTCTACTGGCGTCGCGGGGAGCTCGGGGAGGCCATGGACCGGATCAACGCGCTGCGCTCGGCGGCGGGACTTACGCCGCATGCGGCCACCACGGATTCGGATCTGGTCTTCGAGTACCTGCTGCACGAGCGGTTCGCCGAGACGTTCATGGAGGGCATCCGCGCCTCCGACCTGGCGCGCCTGGGGCTCACCCGGGAGGTCTTCGCCGCCATGAACGATCCGGAACGGCCCGCCAGCCGGCCGATCAAATTCGCGATCGCCGACGACGAGGCCATCAACAACGCCAACATCGAGGACGACGCGCAGCAGCGCTGTCTCCCGAAGAGCTGA